The Lynx canadensis isolate LIC74 chromosome D1, mLynCan4.pri.v2, whole genome shotgun sequence genome has a segment encoding these proteins:
- the LOC115525756 gene encoding LOW QUALITY PROTEIN: L-lactate dehydrogenase B chain-like (The sequence of the model RefSeq protein was modified relative to this genomic sequence to represent the inferred CDS: inserted 1 base in 1 codon): MASLKEKLIAPVAKEEAAVPNNKITVVGVGQVGMACAISILGKSLADELALVDVLEDKLKGEMMDLQHGSLFLQTPKIVADKDYSVTANSKIVVVTAGVRQQEGESRLNLVQRNVNVFKFIIPQIVKYSPDCIIIVVSNPVDILTYVTWKLSGLPKHRVIGSGCNLDSARFRYLMAEKLGIHPSSCHGWILGEHGDSSVAVWSGVNVAGVSLQELNPEMGTXDSENWKEVHKMVVESAYEVIKLKGYTSWAIGLSVADLIESMLKNLSRIHPVSTMVKGMYGIENEVFLSLPCILNARGLTSVINQKLKDDEVAQLKKSADTLWDIQKDLKDL, from the exons ATGGCAAGTCTTAAGGAAAAACTGATTGCACCAGTGGCAAAAGAAGAGGCAGCCGTCCCAAACAATAAGATCACTGTAGTGGGTGTTGGACAAGTTGGTATGGCATGTGCCATCAGCATTCTGGGAAAGTCTCTGGCTGATGAACTTGCCCTTGTGGATGTTTTGGAAGATAAACTCAAAGGAGAAATGATGGATCTGCAACATGGGAGCTTATTTCTTCAGACACCTAAAATTGTGGCAGATAAAGATTACTCTGTGACTGCGAATTCTAAGATTGTGGTGGTAACCGCAGGAGTCCGCCAGCAGGAGGGGGAGAGCCGGCTCAACCTGGTGCAGAGGAATGTCAACGTCTTCAAATTCATTATTCCTCAGATAGTCAAGTACAGTCCTGATTGTATCATAATTGTGGTCTCCAATCCAGTGGATATTCTTACGTACGTTACCTGGAAGCTAAGTGGACTGCCCAAACACCGTGTGATTGGAAGCGGGTGTAATCTGGATTCTGCTAGATTTCGTTATCTTATGGCTGAAAAACTTGGCATTCATCCCAGCAGCTGCCATGGATGGATTTTGGGAGAACATGGCGACTCAAGTGTGGCTGTTTGGAGTGGAGTGAATGTGGCAGGCGTTTCTCTGCAGGAACTGAACCCGGAAATGGGAA ATGACAGTGAAAATTGGAAGGAAGTGCATAAGATGGTGGTTGAAAGTGCCTATGAAGTCATCAAGCTAAAAGGATACACCAGCTGGGCTATTGGATTAAGTGTGGCTGATCTCATTGAATCCATGTTGAAAAATCTATCCAGGATTCATCCAGTGTCAACAATGGTGAAGGGAATGTATGGGATTGAGAATGAAGTCTTCCTGAGCCTCCCATGCATCCTGAACGCTAGGGGATTAACCAGTGTTATCAACCAGAAGCTGAAGGATGATGAGGTGGCTCAGCTCAAGAAAAGTGCCGATACTTTGTGGGACATCCAGAAAGACCTAAAAGACCTGTGA